A stretch of Paludisphaera borealis DNA encodes these proteins:
- the hslU gene encoding ATP-dependent protease ATPase subunit HslU, giving the protein MPEHELTPRQIVAELDRDIVGQADAKRAVAIALRNRWRRRQLSDELRPQVTPKNIMLIGPTGVGKTEIARRLAILVGAPFVKTEASKYTEVGYYGRDVESLIRDLLEAAILLVRNAEREKVEGQAKVRVEQRLLDLLLPGPAPSLSSSPQTPWGAPDEPKSDEAAERRQRTRDKLKAQLVDGQLEDREVELSIPGRPMAPVSILGAGNMEQMEMDLQGMFEKIMPKQSQSRRMTVREARPILLQQEIEALLEPEKINQAAIALTEDSGIVFIDEIDKIAGGEEGSRSPDVSRQGVQRDLLPIVEGTTVNTKYGPVKTDHVLFVAAGAFHRSKPSDLMPELQGRFPIRVEMHDLARDDFARILREPRASLLRQYEALLAAEGVELAFTDDAIEAMADLAFQVNRSTQNIGARRLHTILERVLEDISFEAPERAGERIVIDAKIVRQRLEDVAKDEDLSRYIL; this is encoded by the coding sequence GTGCCAGAGCACGAGCTGACGCCCCGGCAAATCGTCGCCGAGCTGGACCGCGACATCGTCGGCCAGGCCGACGCCAAGCGCGCCGTGGCGATCGCGTTGCGGAACCGATGGCGGCGACGGCAATTGTCCGACGAGCTTCGCCCGCAGGTCACGCCCAAGAACATCATGCTGATCGGCCCGACCGGCGTTGGCAAGACCGAGATCGCGCGGCGGCTGGCCATCCTCGTCGGCGCTCCGTTCGTCAAGACCGAGGCTTCCAAGTACACCGAGGTCGGTTATTACGGCCGCGACGTCGAGAGCCTGATCCGCGACCTCCTTGAAGCCGCTATCCTCCTGGTTCGGAACGCCGAACGCGAGAAGGTCGAGGGGCAGGCCAAGGTCCGGGTCGAGCAGCGGCTTCTCGACCTCCTCCTGCCGGGGCCGGCGCCGTCGCTCTCGTCCTCGCCACAGACGCCCTGGGGCGCACCGGACGAGCCCAAGAGCGACGAGGCCGCCGAGCGCCGCCAGCGCACCCGCGACAAGCTCAAGGCCCAGCTCGTCGACGGCCAGCTCGAAGACCGTGAAGTCGAGCTGAGCATCCCCGGCCGCCCGATGGCCCCCGTCTCCATCCTCGGCGCGGGCAACATGGAACAGATGGAGATGGATCTTCAGGGCATGTTCGAGAAGATCATGCCCAAGCAGTCCCAGTCGCGCCGGATGACCGTTCGCGAGGCCCGCCCGATCCTCCTTCAGCAGGAGATCGAAGCCCTCCTCGAACCCGAGAAGATCAACCAGGCGGCCATCGCCTTGACCGAGGATTCGGGCATCGTCTTCATCGACGAGATCGACAAGATCGCCGGCGGCGAGGAGGGCTCGCGCAGCCCCGACGTCTCGCGCCAGGGGGTCCAACGCGACCTGCTGCCGATCGTCGAGGGGACGACGGTCAACACCAAGTATGGCCCGGTCAAGACCGACCACGTGCTGTTCGTGGCGGCCGGCGCGTTCCACCGCAGCAAGCCGTCGGATCTGATGCCCGAGCTGCAAGGCCGGTTCCCGATCCGCGTCGAGATGCACGACCTCGCCCGCGACGACTTCGCGCGCATCCTTCGCGAGCCCCGCGCCTCGCTGCTCCGCCAATACGAGGCGCTCCTGGCCGCCGAGGGGGTCGAACTCGCGTTCACCGACGACGCGATCGAGGCCATGGCCGACCTCGCCTTCCAGGTCAACCGTTCGACCCAGAACATCGGCGCGCGGCGGCTGCACACGATCCTCGAGCGCGTGCTCGAAGACATCAGCTTCGAGGCCCCGGAACGGGCCGGCGAACGGATCGTCATCGACGCCAAGATCGTCCGTCAACGTCTCGAAGACGTCGCCAAGGACGAAGACCTGAGCCGCTACATCCTTTGA
- the hslV gene encoding ATP-dependent protease subunit HslV, producing MRSNAGNQGESALKWHATTILSVRRGGKVAIGGDGQVTLGTQVMKADAVKIRKLLDGQVIVGFAGSAADGFALMERFETKLKDYPNNVPRAATELAKLWRTDRVLRRLEAVLLVVDSRFSLMLSGAGDVIQPTDGVLATGSGGGYALAAARALLAHSNLSASEIVRESLTIAGGIDIYTNTHLTVEELPCQSTS from the coding sequence ATGAGGTCGAACGCCGGCAACCAGGGGGAAAGTGCTTTGAAGTGGCATGCAACGACGATCCTCTCGGTGCGCCGGGGGGGGAAGGTCGCCATTGGCGGCGACGGTCAGGTGACCCTGGGGACCCAGGTGATGAAGGCCGACGCCGTCAAGATCCGCAAGCTGCTCGACGGTCAGGTGATCGTCGGCTTCGCGGGCTCGGCGGCCGACGGCTTCGCGCTCATGGAGCGGTTCGAGACGAAGCTGAAGGACTACCCGAACAACGTCCCGAGGGCGGCGACCGAGCTGGCCAAGCTCTGGCGGACCGACCGCGTGCTTCGGCGGCTGGAGGCCGTCCTGCTGGTCGTCGACTCGCGTTTCAGCCTGATGTTGAGCGGGGCGGGCGACGTGATCCAGCCGACCGACGGCGTGCTGGCGACCGGCTCGGGGGGCGGCTACGCCCTGGCCGCCGCCCGGGCGCTCCTGGCTCACTCGAACCTCTCGGCGTCGGAGATCGTGCGCGAGTCGCTGACTATCGCCGGCGGCATCGACATCTACACGAACACCCATCTGACGGTGGAGGAACTCCCGTGCCAGAGCACGAGCTGA